A part of Jiangella alba genomic DNA contains:
- a CDS encoding ABC transporter substrate-binding protein: MRTPRVRRAMVAAATVVGLAVSTGCGSDSDSGSSSGSDGGVTTLTFAASTFGDPGRGPHLQEWLDAFNASQDEIRVEAASVPYPTFGQTVLTQMGGGEGPDLVRFDMPEFEAAADAGLITPLDDLIDVGEYELLEQPDRFMVHDDVRHGIIFEASNYAMFYNADLIPEPPTTYDDFFATAQSLTSGDVFGLAFRQTEAEEAGVWQDIFNYVYGFGGAWSDGEELTINAPENLEGLQAYKDLYDANVIPRGADAATFRRMFAEGKVAMELNNGGYATHLLAESPGLNFSVAPIPFPERSQGTILAPIVINEASEAKDEAATFIRWALEDENQVALQEILGASSVATATERSAESLQAMPFLPAFDELTESSLPQIVLGFEAQTPDIRKIVVQNVIAALQGDVDLETALDTAQEQATDLVG; this comes from the coding sequence ATGAGGACACCACGCGTTCGCCGCGCCATGGTCGCCGCGGCCACCGTCGTCGGCCTTGCCGTCTCGACCGGATGCGGCTCCGACTCCGACTCCGGCTCGAGTTCGGGCTCGGACGGCGGCGTCACGACGCTCACCTTCGCCGCCTCGACCTTCGGCGACCCCGGCCGCGGGCCGCACCTGCAGGAATGGCTCGACGCGTTCAACGCGAGCCAGGACGAGATCCGTGTCGAGGCCGCATCGGTCCCGTACCCGACGTTCGGTCAGACCGTGCTGACGCAGATGGGCGGCGGCGAGGGACCCGACCTCGTCCGCTTCGACATGCCCGAGTTCGAGGCGGCCGCCGACGCCGGCCTGATCACTCCCCTGGACGACCTGATCGACGTCGGCGAGTACGAGCTGCTCGAGCAGCCCGACCGGTTCATGGTCCACGACGACGTGCGTCACGGCATCATCTTCGAGGCCTCGAACTACGCGATGTTCTACAACGCCGACCTGATCCCCGAACCGCCGACGACCTACGACGACTTCTTCGCCACGGCACAGTCGCTGACCAGCGGCGACGTGTTCGGGCTGGCGTTCCGCCAGACGGAGGCCGAGGAGGCCGGTGTCTGGCAGGACATCTTCAACTACGTCTACGGCTTCGGCGGCGCCTGGTCCGACGGTGAGGAACTCACCATCAACGCGCCCGAGAACCTCGAGGGCCTGCAGGCCTACAAGGACCTCTACGACGCGAACGTCATTCCGCGCGGCGCCGACGCGGCGACCTTCCGCCGCATGTTCGCCGAGGGCAAGGTCGCGATGGAGCTGAACAACGGCGGCTATGCGACGCACCTGCTCGCCGAGAGCCCCGGGCTGAACTTCAGCGTCGCGCCCATCCCCTTCCCGGAACGCAGCCAGGGCACGATCCTCGCGCCCATCGTGATCAACGAGGCGAGCGAGGCGAAGGACGAGGCGGCCACGTTCATCCGGTGGGCGCTGGAGGACGAGAACCAGGTGGCGCTGCAGGAGATCCTCGGCGCGAGCAGCGTCGCGACGGCGACCGAGCGCAGTGCGGAGTCGCTGCAGGCGATGCCGTTCCTGCCCGCCTTCGACGAGCTCACCGAGTCGAGCCTCCCGCAGATCGTGCTCGGTTTCGAGGCTCAGACGCCGGACATCCGCAAGATCGTCGTGCAGAACGTCATCGCCGCGCTCCAGGGCGACGTCGACCTGGAGACCGCCCTGGACACCGCCCAGGAGCAGGCGACCGACCTGGTCGGCTGA